gcttggcttgaggactcagctcggaagctgcacgggtgttttaaaaggtctccgccggcatggggggcttcctaccacctcccgaatccccaactcgggtttgggggggtgctaagaagccccccatgccggcagagaccttttaaaacacccgtgcagcttccgagctgagtcctcaatcttcggctcctcgctagcgctgcggaagtaaaaacaccatctgcacatgcgcagatggtgtttgtacttccgcagcgctacttcgcgaaaacccgctcgttgcgggggttcctggaacggaaccctcgcaacgagcgggggatcactgtacattgattcctatgggaaaaattgcttctacttacaaacttttttacttaagaacctggtcacggaacgaattgagttcttaagtagaggcaccactgtatctgGGATGCTGTAGTCAAAACAAAATGTTTTCCCttgagaaccaaggacattcctgTAGGGATTTAGAAGGAGGAGACTGATGTCTTCTGGAAACTGGACTGTATGCTTATTGGACCATGTAACAGaggggcggtgtgtgtgtgtgacaaacttttactttttaaactttttttattttacaagtatgacatacaagacaaaagaaaaaacatacataaaaacatatactgtatatacaacatttgggaacgaaagtttccccacttttttggggggggggatatttgatcagagaatctagtttttttttaattattacgtTTTCTTCCAGTATTTtgtctgttttccactgttgggcatatactattctggcagctgttagtatatgtataactaggtatcttacctctttttctattttttaattaaaaatacccagtaaatataattctggtttttttccgatttcttcatttgctatttcttttaaccaatttgttattttattccaaacttttttgcctgtgtgtatgtccaccattggtggtagaacgtgcctctttcttttttgcacttccaacatattggagaggttttgggggaacatttttgcaagtctttctggcgataggtgccacctgtagaacatttttaattggttttccttgagtGCGGTCgatcttgtcatctgccaattgttaatccataatttttcccatttttctagttcaattgtgtagccaaacttttacttttaattaggtgaaaaccatggGAACTTTCAGCAGATTTGTGCCAATATAGTATTTCCAATAAAGCTAATTCCTTGAGGACTTCAACTGTCTCAGAGCTTGGCTTGATATGGgattattacttggaaccctgacaccaaGTGAACTCAAATTCTCTTCAAAATATTCCTGGGTTCTTATGAGAAATAGCAGCTGGAATCCACCGATTGCCTTAATTAAGATAATAACTTGGGCTTCCCCTTTGTGCGTCTGGCGGCCagattccttccttttccttgaaACAGAGATTTCTCCTAAAAGCCAGATGTGCTTTCAGTTTCAAGATTGTCATGAGTCACCAGCAAAGGAAATGAAATTAAACGGCATGCTATGTTTATGgtctgataattttaaaaaaccccttcttTTAAAATGGCCAGAACTAGTTAATTAGATTTTCTAATAAATGCAGTTTAAGAGGGAACTGATAGAACTAttagatataaaaaagatattgagactctggaaagagtgcagaaaacatAATTAAATTGAGTAAGGATTGGcttttgatcatcttagttgctcttctctgaactttttccaaagtctcaacatctcggaccagaatatctccgagaccgccttctgctgcacgaatcccagtgaccaattaggtcccacagagtgggccttctccgggtcccgtgaactaaacaatatcgtttggcggggcccaggggaagagccttctctgtggtggccctgactctctggaaccagctccccccagagattagaactgcccccaccctccttgcctttcgtaaactctcaaaacccacctttgtcatcaggcatgggggaactgagatatctcccccgggcctatacaatttatgtatggaatgtttgtatgtctgcttattaatagggtttttaaaatattttaaattgtaaattattagatttgttatgaactgttttattatgttgtgaggcgccccaagtctacggagaggggtggcatacaaatctaaataataataataataataataataataataataataataataataatctctttttatagtatggtgaccagaattggttgcagtattccaggtgtgatttataaagttttatttatacatGTTGCAGATAAAAACAAAATGGGCAGAGTTTCAATCTACCACTCTACTGACTGTTTTAACCATGCCCCACAAACACCAATGTGGAGACAGCTCTTTTATAATGTAAGGTCAATGCAAAACACAGGATGGTTCCTAATACTTTTTActtggaggcaaactgttcctctgattaattgttctaaccattaggaaagttctccttagttttaagcgCTTCTCTccttggacacgcaaggaatctgtctttggtgcatacgttttcagtgtacataaaagaaaatatacctttgtcaagaatcatgaggtacaacgcttaatgattgtcgttagggtcaaataagcaatagaaacatagaaacatagaagtctgacggcagaaaaagacctcatggtccatctagtctgcccttatactatttcctgtgttttatcttacaatggatatatgtttatcccaggcatgtttaaattcagttactgtggatttaccaaccacgtctgctggaagtttgttccaaagatctactactcttttggtaaaataatattttttcatgttgcttctgatctttcccccagcttgaAGTGTCCCTTGAGTTGAGAAATCGCTGAAGAGGTTCAATGCTTTCAACACATGCTGGagccacacattttaaaaaatacaggcagtccttgacttacaacagttcatttagtgactgttcaaagttacaatgcggagagggacggtatataaatccaataaatctaatctaaatctaatctacaaTGACGGTGAAAAAAGTGACAGGGCCATTTTTTTACCGTGACAAAAACAACCCTCTTGGTcaggggatcaaaattcagacacttgggaactgactcacatttatgacggtcgtAGTATTCCGggatcatgtgattcccttttgagACCTCCTGACGAGCAAAGTCACTGGGAAAaaacaagattcacttaacaacggggttatttatttaacaacagcAACGATCCACTTAATGACGGTAGCAAGAAAgttcgtaaaatggagcaaaattcactgagccagtgttgggctcaattgtggtcataagtcaaggactacctgtatacagtCGGTCTTCCTCAGTTCCTGGAACTACAACTTCAGCATTTGTCGAGAAAGGACAAGgtgggtggatctatgtttatcccaggcatgtttaaattcagttactgtggctttaccaaccacgtctgctggaagtttgttccaaagatctattactctttcagtgaaataatattttctcacgttgcttttgatctttcccccaactaacttcagattgtgtccccttgttcttgtgttcactttcctattaaaaacacttccctcctggaccttatttaaccctttaatatatttaaatgtttcgatcatgtccccccttttccttctgtcctccagactatacagattgagttcattaagtctttcctgatacattttatgcttaagaccttccaccattcttgtagcccgtctttggacccgttcaattttgtcaatacctttttgtaggtgaggtctccagaactgaacacagtattccaaatgtggtctcaccagcgctctatataaggggatcacaatctgatgttatattattttgcatatttgaatttaaTATTAGAATTGTATAAGACGGTAATAACTAGTATAAAcataaatttcttttctttttttttcttctcttaaaacttttttctctttcatctatatctttataaattttgatatagatttagatttatatattaaaattgacatttttatccTATATAATAATATGTATCTTATAGatcaattgtttatttttttattattatgatgaaGACTTCTATCCTGAGCGGAGCgaatgtagctccactaaatgttgtatgttttgttttatgtttgttattttgaaGACcttctgttgtatcctgaaatggctaccttgtaacgctgtaaatagtttgttcctcttttccagcgctgtctgagcccaagcaggaagtcgctcctgattggctcagacgcggccggctctcgctttggcgggaaccgcaaaagtataaaagaagcggcttctccctgcagagccagtcggtactcgctgaattgtcactttaccttgctgagctgttcacttattctctgagctgaataaaagtaccgattgctcaaaccctgtctctgggtctacttcactggcgacgaacgaacggaagaacttcgcgtgcaacatggacaaaatccagatcggccaggctccagaacttttcgatgccgagaaaatgacttgggacgagtacatggccaccttcgagatattcctcgaggcggcgggaatgcaggacgccggagccgatcgcagacgggctatttttctaaactactgcggcgcagagatccgtagacttgcccaaactctcaccgaaccagaacaagcaagagccacagcgtgggacgtccttcaacagaaactagcgagccattttaaaccaaccagaccagccgtggtttaccggcatcaatttcacatgatggctcagagagaaaccgagtcgataagccaattcacaacgcggcttcgaacggtactcgctcaatgcaagtttcaagatccggaagctcgcctcaccgacgccttgattttcggcatgaagaaccacacagtgagaagtaaactcctcaccgaagatgagccgactctacaaaccgtaatcaaattagcgcaaaccgcggaagcagccgacgcagcggcaagagaattaaaagagcacggaaggcgagaaatcattgccaaaatcgacgccgagtctcccagcgccatgggaacagacgtccgcggccagctaactagcaacggggacgactgcctcctcctgcaagaccaaccgagacaccctagagctactcatccagccccctgcgcgggctgccggggaaatcaccagcgccatcgatgcccattccgcgacaccacttgccgccgttgcaaccggagaggccacatcgccatcgcatgcagggcaacggcaccagaagaaacttttgccacacaacaataccagcgaccccaaaaccaccccccccaatcgcgagaaaggagaccgttccgcaactcgggtcaaaggaattaccccaccgctaaccgagactacaatagaggtaactctcaatattccgtgaataacacggcaaccaaaaagggggctaaaattgttatctcattgttgctaaataaccagccttgctcaatggagctagatacgggttcgagatataccatcatgccctgggaaaaatttaagctatatatgcctaatgtgtctgaggctgacctaattcaaacctctttggtgatcagagacttccaagggggggtaatctcggtcctgggaactgcaaatgtacctattgtatttaagaatgtcaaatgtacccttcccatgcttattgtgacgggggccaaacactccctgctagggctagcatggatggaaccgttggggattgaaatttcgggtgtgtgtaatgtaaactgtgatattatgcctaactttgtgaaagagttccctgaagtgttcagccccaccttaggattgtataagggaacccccatatctttctctattgaccccaaggtcccaccagttagactgaaacctcgcagggttcccctcccgcttcttcccaagctagacttacagctggacaaactcattagtcaaggtatcttggtccctgtggaacaggggccatgggaaactcccatagtgacacccctgaagccagatggctccttaagagtttgcgctgattacaaatcaaccctgaataaggcactccaacaccacccctaccccattccggttgtgcaacaactcttacactccctgggggaggggaaaaggttcgcaaagatcgacctggcgcaggcttaccagcaacttccggtcgatgaacaaacagcaaacgctcaaacaattgtaacgcacaggggggctttcaaatgcacgaggttacagtttggggtgagcatagccccagggatattccagagcatcatggaacgcctattgtcaggggtaaatggggccatcccatattttgatgacatcttaattgcaggggaaaaccaggaacaagtgaacaaaagaataagggaagtactcaagaggctacaggacaaagggttacgaatcaagcctgataaatgtgtctggggaactaacagtattgaattcctaggatataaaatagataaggaaggcatccaccccacaactgagaagctgagagcaattagagaagccccagagccacgagataagagtgagttgcaagcatttttgggcctccttaatttttattccgtttttttaaagcagaaggcaacagtagcagagcctctccatcgtttactccagaaggaagcccgctggacatgggggaaaattgaacgtgaagcctttgctcaaataaaaaatttactaacttctaaaagtgtagtagtccaatatagtgcctcactacccatcaggctcacgtgcgacgcttcgccgtacggcataggaggagtcctagctcacgttctacctaatcagacagaggccccaatagcatttttttcaagaaccatgaccagcacggagagaaattatagccagttagacaaggaggctctggcattagtggcaggggtaaagaagtttcacaattacatttttggaagaaagtttgagctagtcactgaccacaaacccctactaggcctgctagcccccaacaagcccactccaccttttatgtctccaagactaatcagatgggcccttttcctctctgggtatcagtatgagctcacccacaagggggggaaggaaatcaatcatgcagacggcctcagcagatgccccatagcagacttggtagaagaccctgttccaaccacagacgtgctaatgatagaactcgaggaaaacccactaaccacagcaaaagaggtagctgcacacacgcagcaagaccaaatcctgaaacaagtagtgaactgtgttctaaagggatggcaaaatgatattgttaaacctgaattgtgtgattttaagaacaaaaggcttgaattgtcatatgtaaaaggttgtttgctgtggggggatagagtgatcatccccaaacgcctaagggaaaaggtactcagaatgttacacgtgggccatcctgggattgtcaggatgaagagcctagcaagggggcatttatggtggccagggcttgatgctgatattgaaagttgggtttcaaagtgtgacccgtgccaagagtctaggcccaatccccccaaaacaactccggctgagtgggaacagcctgctggcccttggtctaggatccacattgattttgctggcccagtggggtctcagtatttcctaatagtggttgatgctttctccaaatggttggaaataatagcaatgaacaacataaccacaagtgccactatcaaggtattgagcagactgtttgcatcccatggttgccctgatctattggtgtctgacaatggaccacaactaacagccaggcaattcgaattattcctagatggcctgggggtcagacatgccctcatctcgccttactcgccctgggctaacgggttggcagaacgttacgtaagggtggcaaaagaggcattgcacaggtcaggccctggagatgtgcaacagaacttggaccaattcttattaacccagcacattacccctaactcgcacacacatgtaagccctgcagagttattgatggggagaaagttgaggtcaccactagacaggttaaacccaaggttctgtttgaataataaccaaatgtgcataaaaccagaaagagaaatgtatttgggtcaaaatgtatatgtaaaatgctttgatggaaatgtaaactggatgaagggaattattgttaagcaaaatgcacccaagacttatattgttaaactggaggatggtcgtttgtggaaacgacacatagaccacattcggaaacgaactgaaaaccaattacaacaacccgctgactcggactctcccccctcaacagacttttatacattgcccgaactaagaaacacgcagagagacttatcgggccagggggaaccatccagcgacgccgagccatcctcgtcctccgaggccttcgttgggcccgccaggcctagtccgccgcaccgggagaacagcggcgagccatcctccacagtcagtggcgaaggagaaaatggactgcgcaggtcagcgcgagagtctcgaaggcctcaccgattggacgacttcgtcacgtggctttcttgatggatgggtccaactatgaggggaggggtgttgtatcctgaaatggctaccttgtaacgctgtaaatagtttgttcctcttttccagcgctgtctgagcccaagcaggaagtcgctcctgattggctcagacgcggccggctctcgctttggcgggaaccgcaaaagtataaaagaagcggcttctccctgcagagccagtcggtactcgctgaattgtcactttaccttgctgagctgttcacttattctctgagctgaataaaagtaccgattgctcaaaccctgtctctgggtctacttcaccttccttaagacattccaccattcctgtagcccgtctttggacccgttcaattttgacaaaaagatattgacaaaattgaacgggtccaaagacgggctacaagaatggtggaaggtcttaagtataaaacgtatcaggaaagacttcatgaactcaatctgtatagtctggaagacagaaggaaaaggggggacatgatcgaaacatttaaatatgttaaagggttaaatagggttcaggagggaagtgtttttaataggaaagtgaatacaagaacaaggggacacaatctgaagttagttgggggaaagatcaaaggcaacatgagaaaatattattttactgaaagagtagtagatccttggaacaaagttccagcagacgtggttggtaaatccacagtaaccgaatttaaacatgcctgggataaacatatatccattgtaagataaaatacaggaaatagtataagggcagactagatggaccatgaggtctttttctgccgtcagtcttctatgtttctatgtttctatgaaaaaaacaataaaatatacagtattttaaagaaaaagcgAGGGTTGCAAATAGCGGCAGAGTGCAACGGGATCTAAATCTAAATGCTGagttaaaagtctgtagagatttttcagtcgtcCGTTCCCCCCACCCCGGTCAATGGTGCCCCTCTTTACCGAAgcaaaaatctggtcaccttagtctaCACACGTCAAGGAAAAGTAtcgaatttaaaaaatccaaacacCATTTTTAGGAAAGGAATACTGTGGGTGTGCAATAGTTGGGACCTAGAAATTGGTTTctttgaaaatgtaaataaatgggAAGTGAAAGTGAGTAGGAAGTGGGGATTCCCTAACcgtgggtgactttgggcaatAAATTAGCTGCTCACCCCAAGAAGAACACCACTCCTCTCTCTGAATCCCAGGCAGGAAAGGAGACTCAGTGCAAAGATGCTCAAACAGACTTTCCTCGCCGTCCTTGTTCTTCTGGCTTGCTGGGTGGCTCTCATGgaaggtaaaaaaaataataataatctggttcTCTTTTTTTGGTTCTAGAAAGGAGACATTTCCAAGCTCACATCCAGATGTTCATGATCCCTTTTCCTGTTTCTTCCGCTTCTTGCTCTTTCGTCCCCTGTGCAATTTCTTTGCTTAATTTTGTGTGAACTTTTGGTAACCTAGAAAGACAAAGGAATAACACTTTtgctgttgcttctctccttgtttagtttccacccattgcttcttgtcctgccttgaggtgctttggagaatagtttgatacCCTTCTTTTTTGTGACAGCCtgttaaattataataataataataataataataataataataataataattattattattattattattattattattattatagaaacagaaatatagaaacataggacagaagggaaaagggtgtTTCTaagggtttcttttctttctgtctttccattcttaggaacatagaaacatagaagattgacggcagaaaaagacctcatggtctatctagtctgcccttatactacttcctgtattttatcttaggatggatatatgtttatttcaggcatgtttaaattcagtgactgtggatttacccaccatgtctgctggaagtttgttccaagcatctactaccctttcagtgaaataatattttctcatgttgcttttgatctttcccccaactaacttcagattgtgtccccttgttcttgtgttcactttcctattaaaaacacttccctcctggaccttatttaaccctttagcatattgaaatgttttgatcatgccccccccctttcccttctgtcctccagaccagtgtttcccaaccttgacaacttgaagagatctggacttcaactcccagaattccccagccagcattttctggctggggaattctgggagttgaagtccaaatatcttcaagttgccagactatacagatggagttcatgaagtctttcctgataagttttatgcttaagaccttccaccatttttgtagcccgtctttggacccgttgaatttgatcaatatctttttgtaggtgaggtctctacaAAACTGGCCCCTGGtggccaaaaggttggggacctctgccttaggtGATTGTGACTGATGGGTGAAGAACTCACATTTTCTAAATGATCTTTTGCAGGATTGCCCACTTCCGTCCGGGGGCAATGTTTGTGCAGTGGACCAGGAATGCGGTTTGTGAACAGGGACCGTGTGACCAAAATCGAGCACCACAAGCCCACCAGCAGATGTGGTCAAGAGGAACTAGTGTAAGTAATCTGAATCCTGCTGCCTTCTCCCGTTGAAGCTGTTAAGTTGTTGTCTAGGAGGTAGTCCTCAAAACgatccaaaatttccattgctacttGAGATggttctctcctctccccttttgtagccatttttgccacagttgttaagtgaatccatgcAATCATTGAAGTTAGTAACATCAAACAATCCTTGGTCTAATTTGGTCTCTAATTTATATATATGCAGTGTGACTGTTGAAAACAGAAAACAGTGTGTGAACATCAACGAGAAACAAGGCAGAAGAATTAAAAAGGTAAGCGGCTGTCATTCTGGTGTAGCTTAAATGGAATTTGTGTTTTTCTAAGGACCAATAAGTACAAGtggactagagtgccttctgtcccctgtcctattgctctcctatatctcctatacctttcttctattcctgtatctcttcttctattctttcattgatatgttctattcctatatcttctcttctattctttcttagatatattttactatgagtatctcctctataaccttcatcatgtattttactatgtgtatacctatctgattgaacagggggttggtctagaacagtgattttcaaccttattTGAGCTGCaggacattttttacatttacgaaaccctggggcacattgagtgggggggggggggcggctaataaaagtttggacaaaaaaattctctctctctctcttcctccctgtcactctatttctctctccctccctctttctctcccttcctctttctttctctctctttccatccctctttctttctcttccttccttcctctcttttttgctgtctttctctctctctccttccctccctccctctctttctctctctctcttgctttctctctctctctctctttcttt
This DNA window, taken from Erythrolamprus reginae isolate rEryReg1 chromosome 7, rEryReg1.hap1, whole genome shotgun sequence, encodes the following:
- the CXCL11 gene encoding C-X-C motif chemokine 11 produces the protein MLKQTFLAVLVLLACWVALMEGLPTSVRGQCLCSGPGMRFVNRDRVTKIEHHKPTSRCGQEELVVTVENRKQCVNINEKQGRRIKKCFRDRQLGQITMSTKRIRDEFWRSCFTNA